In one Oryza glaberrima chromosome 2, OglaRS2, whole genome shotgun sequence genomic region, the following are encoded:
- the LOC127761835 gene encoding auxin-responsive protein SAUR36-like encodes MQARRHRGFRLGRKLLGLWRWALCHRRRRRGRGYLRLQPCPGAAGGRSPLLAAGSVKKQPPPQQQQIVVHQRGGEKAVLKWGRSLARRMRLLRRRGSERLLEESPGEATTPKGQVAVYVGGGEPGESMRYVVPVVYFNHPLFGELLREAEEEFGFAHPGGITIPCAAARFERAAAVAAAGGGGRKVPTWW; translated from the coding sequence ATGCAGGCGAGGCGGCACAGAGGATTCCGGCTAGGCCGGAAGCTGCTCGGGCTCTGGCGATGGGCGCtctgccaccggcggcggcggcgcggccgcggctaCCTCCGCCTGCAGCCGTGCCCGGGAGCTGCAGGCGGCCGCTCCCCTCTGCTGGCCGCCGGGAGCGTCAagaagcagccgccgccgcagcagcagcagatcgtCGTGCATCAGCGTGGTGGGGAGAAGGCGGTGCTCAAGTGGGGGCGGTCGCTGGCGCGGCGGATGAGgctcctgcggcggcggggatccGAGCGGCTCCTGGAGGAATCCCCCGGGGAGGCGACGACGCCCAAGGGGCAGGTGGCGGTGtacgtgggcggcggcgagcccggGGAGTCGATGAGGTACGTGGTGCCGGTGGTCTACTTCAACCACCCGCTGTTCGGCGAGCTGCTCcgcgaggccgaggaggagttCGGGTTCGCGCACCCGGGCGGCATCACCatcccctgcgccgccgcgcggttcgagcgcgcggccgccgtggccgccgcgggcggcggcgggaggaaggtgCCCACCTGGTGGTAG